In Meriones unguiculatus strain TT.TT164.6M chromosome 17, Bangor_MerUng_6.1, whole genome shotgun sequence, a single window of DNA contains:
- the Cd70 gene encoding CD70 antigen translates to MPEEGRLGPWARRSWTMLLRLGQQLLPPALLGLTVAAIYCFFYCGLCKQPQERSETHIAELQLNITGSWKGPTLHWEAGPALGRSFIHGPGLEKGQLLIHREGIYRLHVQVTLANCSSTCSAKQHGVTLAVGICSPTAHSVSLLRRNFQQDCTVALQRLTRLARGDVLCTNLSLPLRPSLNADETFFGVQWVYP, encoded by the exons ATGCCGGAGGAAGGCCGCCTTGGCCCCTGGGCGCGGCGGAGCTGGACCATGTTGCTGCGTCTCGGCCAGCAGCTGCTGCCGCCGGCGCTGCTGGGGCTCACGGTCGCGGCGATTTACTGTTTCTTCTACTGTGGCCTCTGTAAGCAGCCGCAGGAGCGATCTGAg ACGCACATAGCTGAGTTACAACTGAATATCACAG GTTCTTGGAAGGGCCCCACACTGCACTGGGAAGCCGGGCCGGCCTTGGGGAGATCCTTCATCCACGGGCCAGGGCTAGAGAAAGGGCAGCTTCTTATCCATCGCGAAGGCATCTACCGGCTGCATGTCCAAGTGACACTGGCCAACTGCTCTAGCACATGCAGCGCCAAGCAGCACGGGGTCACCCTGGCTGTGGGCATCTGCTCCCCCACAGCGCACAGTGTCAGCTTGCTGCGCCGGAACTTCCAGCAGGACTGCACCGTGGCCTTGCAGCGCCTAACCCGCCTGGCCCGCGGAGACGTCCTCTGCACCAACCTCAGCCTGCCTCTGCGGCCATCCCTCAACGCTGACGAGACTTTCTTCGGCGTTCAGTGGGTATACCCTTGA